A genomic window from Hyla sarda isolate aHylSar1 chromosome 8, aHylSar1.hap1, whole genome shotgun sequence includes:
- the LOC130284142 gene encoding gamma-crystallin 1-like isoform X2 yields MGKIIFYEDRNFQGRSYECSSDCSELNSYFSRCNSIRVENGNWMLYEHPNYRGNQYFLKRGEYPDFSHWTSHNDSIRSCRIIPQVMSLRIRIYEKEDFNGAMLEFTEDCPHVHEEFRYPDIHSCNVLEGHWIFYEEPNYRGRQYYLRPGEYRRHNDWGAINSRVGSFRRVQEFY; encoded by the exons ATGGGAAAG ATCATCTTTTATGAGGACAGGAACTTTCAGGGGCGATcttatgagtgcagctctgactGTTCTGAACTTAACTCATACTTCAGTCGCTGCAATTCCATCCGTGTAGAAAATGGAAACTGGATGCTGTATGAGCACCCCAACTATAGGGGGAATCAGTACTTCCTGAAAAGAGGAGAATATCCTGACTTTTCTCATTGGACAAGCCACAATGACTCAATTAGGTCTTGTCGCATAATTCCACAAGTAA tgtccttaag AATCAGGATTTATGAAAAAGAAGACTTTAATGGTGCAATGTTGGAGTTTACTGAAGATTGTCCTCATGTACATGAAGAATTTAGATATCCTGATATACACTCCTGCAATGTTCTGGAAGGTCATTGGATCTTTTATGAAGAGCCAAACTACAGGGGACGTCAGTATTACCTGAGACCTGGAGAGTACAGGAGACACAACGACTGGGGAGCCATTAACTCTAGGGTTGGATCCTTTAGACGTGTTCAAGAGTTCTACTGA
- the LOC130284142 gene encoding gamma-crystallin 1-like isoform X1, translated as MGKIIFYEDRNFQGRSYECSSDCSELNSYFSRCNSIRVENGNWMLYEHPNYRGNQYFLKRGEYPDFSHWTSHNDSIRSCRIIPQHRGTFRIRIYEKEDFNGAMLEFTEDCPHVHEEFRYPDIHSCNVLEGHWIFYEEPNYRGRQYYLRPGEYRRHNDWGAINSRVGSFRRVQEFY; from the exons ATGGGAAAG ATCATCTTTTATGAGGACAGGAACTTTCAGGGGCGATcttatgagtgcagctctgactGTTCTGAACTTAACTCATACTTCAGTCGCTGCAATTCCATCCGTGTAGAAAATGGAAACTGGATGCTGTATGAGCACCCCAACTATAGGGGGAATCAGTACTTCCTGAAAAGAGGAGAATATCCTGACTTTTCTCATTGGACAAGCCACAATGACTCAATTAGGTCTTGTCGCATAATTCCACAA CACCGTGGTACATTCAGAATCAGGATTTATGAAAAAGAAGACTTTAATGGTGCAATGTTGGAGTTTACTGAAGATTGTCCTCATGTACATGAAGAATTTAGATATCCTGATATACACTCCTGCAATGTTCTGGAAGGTCATTGGATCTTTTATGAAGAGCCAAACTACAGGGGACGTCAGTATTACCTGAGACCTGGAGAGTACAGGAGACACAACGACTGGGGAGCCATTAACTCTAGGGTTGGATCCTTTAGACGTGTTCAAGAGTTCTACTGA